The segment TCTCCTTAGCCTGTTTGTCAGGACAGATCGATTGCATCGCATTCATCGGAATGATAAACAAACCCATCACTATCTGACGGACATGGTTCAAGAAGCAGCAAATGCAGACACCCGCCGTCAATTCCTCATCTACTCTCACATTGGCAATTATTCACTTTATCTCACAGGCATCTTCCCACAGTGGATTGAATATCGTCGTCGTTATAAAAACCGTCCGGTAAGCACACAATTTTATATCGATTTTGGACGGGAATATTATGAACGAGCGTCATCACATACAGTGGCACGGGAATATGATCTCGGTGAGGTCTTTTTCCGTCTGTCAATTATGTTTGAAGTTTATAAAGAAGCACTCAACCACCTCGCAAAACAGTATTTAGTTTTGTCATGACCGAGGAAAATAGATGAATCGGAAGGTGAAAAGAGTGGAAAGGGCGGGAGAAAGGTAGGAGGTATAACAGACATGGATAAGGTAGATGTACATGTGCACGTATTTGCCAAGCTGAGTGACGAATATCCGCGCGGCGTCAGTGGCTTAGCACCAGCGGACAAAGAAGCCCCAGCTGAACAACTCCTGCGAGAGATGGACGCGGCGGATATCGACAAGACGGTATTGGTCGATATGGGGGGCACTCGGATCGAGGAGCATAGGTATGTAACCCACTGTGTCCAGAAGTGGCCCGACCGCTTCACCGCGACCGGGCTAGTGGATGCAGACGATCCAGATCCATCCACGTGCCTGAAGGAATTGGTCGAAGCTACCGGTATTGAAGGTATCCGAATTGGCGATCTAGGCAATCCGAATGCCACACGTGTCGAGGACCTGAAGGCTTACCCTCTGTTTCAGTGTGCGGACGAGTTGGGCGTCAACATCAATATCTATACAGGTAGCCCCAATATCGACTGTGTCGAGATGTTGGCGGGTGCTTTTCCAAACCTCAACATCTCTCTGGATCATCTCGGTATCATGCCGAGTACTCCCAGCGTAGTAGACCGCTGGGGACGCCCCCGCTTTGATGATGAGTGCTTGCCGCCTGCAACCTACTCACGGGTTATCGACATGGCACGGTTCCCCAATGTGTACATCAAGGTTTCGGGCGAGTACGCTTTTTCCAAGAAGCCTTGGCCCTACGAAGACATGAAACCGATGGTCGAGCAAATCTACCAAGCCTATGGACCTGAACGCATGATGTGGTGTACAGATTCTCCATGGATCCTCGAAGAGCCGGGCTACCAGAAACTGGTGGATCTAATCGATTTTCACCTACCTTCTCTCCGCAAGGACGAAAAAGACAAAATTATGGGCGAGACTGCGTTGAAGATTTGGTTCAAAAGGGGGAATTGAGGAGGAACGATAAGATTGGCAGAGGAACTTGGACTCTCGTGCAACGGAGCCGATTCGTTGGAGGACAGGAGCTACCTCAACGAACCGGAGAAACTGTGTATCAAGTGTGTCGGTCCTATTGAAGCAATTCTCTAGGGATGCGAGAGCCAGTGTATTCCTGATTCGGGTCGCGGTTAGCAATGATCTCAGGAATATCGCCCTCCCAATTGTCAGGAATTGTCATGGGACGCTTATGCCACGCTAAGATCAGGGTTCGCCGCTCGTCTGTCAGGTTCCTGTGCGCTGAATGCAAGACACGGGCATCCGCTAAGACAAGCGCGCCCGATTTGGCAAAGACGTTTACCTGATCTGGGTGATCATTGAACATGATTGGATGATCCTCCTCAATAAATCGAGCCCCTTGTTCGTGAGCTGGAACCAGTTGATCGTGCAGCGGAATGCGGTTAAGATGGGTGCCGGGGATAATCTTGAGACAGCCGTTTTCAACCGATGGTCTGCGGCCATGGCGAACAACTCATCGGATCGTTCCATAGCATCCAATCTTGGTGCCAATAGAGCGCGGGTTCGTCAGGATCCTTAGTAAGGATGATAATTCCTCCGGTGCTTTCGAAATCTCCAAAGCCCATCTGTTCAAGTGCGACGCGTGACGGTTGCCAATCCAACAGTTTCTGGATAATTGGGTTGTCCGCACCCCGCACACCCACATGTTGCCCTTGATACCTCACGTCAGGTGGCGGTTCATGCCCAGCAATCAAGCGCTCTGATTCTTCTCGGAGTTCCTGTAAAAAATCTTCAGCTAAGACATCATCTACCACACAGTAGCCATCGCGTATCACCTGTTCTCGCTTTTGCAGCGCTACCTCTGGTGTCATACTGTTCTCCTTCATATTATTTTTACTTTAATCAACAGAAATATCCTTTAATTACCATAGCCATCGTAAAACGTAAGATTCAAGCCCGTCCGTGATGGGATTCAGCCGGCGCACGATACTCCACCCGCAGATGTGGGGTTTCCAGACGCTGATGGTCTTGTATCCGCGAAGTTAGACAACTCTCCAGCATCCCACTGACAATCAGGGTACGCTCTGCCGGATAAGGGGCAACCCCGGTCATAATCATCTCCACAATCTTAGCAACTAAGCAAGCGGAGTAGGTCACGTTGGGTGTCGGTGGTAGGAAGAACTGTGTGGACACCGGATCCGGTACGTCTTTGAGTCGCGCAGCGAAGCAGTAGTCTCTGATAGCACCGTTGAGCATGAGTAGCGTGGTTTGAAGTCCATCGTTGCGTTCGATAAGATAGGCTGCTGGATTTTCAACTAACTTCTGCAGTTCACCGCTGCCAAGCAGATCTTGAGTCCGACCATCTTCCTCCGTCAGTCCACACGGGCTGTCGCACCGAGAGAGTGCTGATTCCAGAAGTTCTTTTGACCAACCTCCTGCCTCGCCAGCCTCCCACACCGCATCCCCTTCGATTAATTGAACCGCCTTGACCCCGGTCTCACCGTCTTTGCGGCGTTCAACCATGCACTGCATGGCTTCGAGGGCGTGATAATCCATCGGATCGGAGCCGCCGACTCCCACCATCAAGGCGCTTTCGATTTCGCAATCGAGCGGCAGTTCGACATCTGGCAGGCGCCAAGTTACTGGTAGGGATGAGCCGGCGAGGATTGGGAATCCCAAGCAATGCCCGTCAGCCACCATCTCCTGTGCCTTCTCAAAACTGTAGGAGAGATGTTTATCGTTGTAGATTGGCACAGCGCGTCCATCCTCCTCGAAGACTTTTACACATTCCTTGAAAAATTCGTAGCGTGGGTAGAGAACCTGACCTTTCTCATTCTTGGGATATTCACCATGTTCACCAATGAGTAACACAGCATCGACAGCGAGTTTGTCTCCTCCACAGCGCAATGCCTCGGAGATGGTCGGGTACACGGAGAAGCCGAACTCACGGGCACGGTCAATGGATTGGTCCCCTTCGGGTCTCTGGTCAACGTAGAGGGAAACGACTTGGGTGTCGGGACGGTGCCAACGGCCCTCGTAGGGGTAGCCAACCATGAAGCGGTCGGCGAAGTGTTGGGCATGTGACAGGTAGCGATAGATGGTGGCAATCACAGCGATACGTTTCGACGCCATTTACGTTTTTCTCCTGTGGAATCAGGTTCTCCAGAAAGTCGATTCTTTCGTCGGTTGATAAGAAATATTCAGGTGCGGTGTCTCCTGCCGCGTCTGATCCTGAAAGAGACTCTCCACACCAGCAGCAACCAACCCGGTAGTGAGCAGCGTGCGCTCGACTGGATAGGTCGCCACTCCGCTCAGGAACATCTGTTCAACATTGTTGACCAACGGCGAAAAGAAGTTGGCAAGAGTCGTGCGGGCTGGGGGCATCGGCAGGTACATCTGCGTGGACAGAGCGTCCTGATCTTCAAGGTGAGCGGCGAAGTTGAAATCCTGCACCAATCCATTCATAAGGATCATGGTTGCTTTTAGGCCGTCCAAATACTCATACTGGTAGGCGATTGGGTCTTCGACCAACTGCTTCATTTCGTCTAAGGTTGGAAAAATGTTGTTGAATCCTTGTCGTGAGGGGGTGAGGGTGTGACTGCGGCAGAGTGCTGCTTCAAACAGCTCACGCGACCACAGCTCCTCGTGATGCGCCTCCCAGAATTTGTCGCCACGGTAGGCTTGTAGCCATTTGACACCTTTTTCGCCACCTGCGCGGCGTTCCACCATACACTGAATAGTTTCCAAGGCGTGGAAGTCGTAGCTGTCAACACCACCGATCGCGATACATAGTGCCTCACGGACACGGGCGCCCAACGGCATGTCAATGGACGGGGTGCGCCAAGTCACCGGCAGGGACGATCCCGACATGAACGCAAAGTCCATCTCTTGAGAGATGTCATACATCTCTTTTGCCCAGTCCCAGTTCCACGAGAGGTGTTTATCGTTGAAAATGGGCGCAGTTTTGCCGGTAGTTCTGTAGACCGAGACAACCTGCATGAAGAGTTCGTAGCGTGGGTAGAGATGCTGCCCCTTCTCGTTGGTGGGATAGCTGCCGTGCTCGCCTATCAGTAGGACCCCATCAACAGCAAGGTCGCTCCCTCCTAGGGTGAGGGTATCAGCGACGGTCGGGTAGATTTTCATCTGGGGAAAGCGTTCCGCACGGTCACGGCTCAGGTCGCTTTCAGGTCGCTGATCGACGTAGAGCGAAACCAGATCCATAGACGGATGGTGATGCTGACCGTTCCAACCGTACCCCTCCAAGAAGCGATCGACGATGTGCTGACCGTGGGAATATTTGCGGTATTCTGTGACGATTGCCGCGATTTTGGGGCGTTTGGTCATCGTGTGAATATCCTTTTAGTCGATATATAATGGCTTTGTATTAGTTGCCGCGGTAGTTTTAGGAAATGTATCAGCGGTATTCTATCCATTTTGCTATCCGCTTGAATTGTGACAATCAACATAGATTTTCAGGCATCCGTAAGACCGCAGTGTCTCCGGGAGACCACGCAAACACCGTTAACTATTCGGCGGGGAAGTATACTCTAACTAGCGGCATCAACACCCTGCCTTCAATATCAAAACCCTCATAGTGGCGCACAATAAGGTCTGCAAGATCATCAAGCCCCAATAGAGTTAGAGGAACATTTGAACGATCTTCTTCATATCTGGCGTCCTGTGTAAAACCGCCGGTGCTGATATATAACCCTGTGTCACCTTCTCGTAAACCGCCAAGAAAACTACGAATATCTGGAGCCCCCATGGTTGTTCCCGGCCGGTGTTTTACCTGGGCCTTAATCCTCGGTTCTTCAAGCCCAAGTCCGTCTGGGGAAGCTAGTACGTCAACTCCCCGATCTCTTCCTTTAGGCATAACCCGAGTTTTGTATCCCATGGCTCGCAGAATCGTTGCTGCTAGATCTTCCACTTCATCAGGGGATAGCCTCAATAGTTTGTCTTTGATAAGTTCATGGGCTCGTGCAACGGTATCCGCCCTGATTTGATCGAATCCGTTATCATCTTCCTCGGTATTTTCTGGCGACGTAGGTTCTCCCAGATGAGATAACAATTCTGTCGATACTTCTTCATTTACTGAAAAGAGCGTCTGGATACCACCTAATGAATTTCTTGAGGAAATAGATAGCACATCCCGGCTTACACTGCCTTCCCAATCAACTTTTCGTAAATGAGCGTAATCGGAGATCTCCTCGGCAATTTCATCGGTATCCTAATAGTAATCACTTATAATTCTACCGATAAGGTACTTGCGATTCTGACGATCATAAGTTACCACCTTTTGATTTGCCTCAAGTGTAGATCGGAACTTGTAAATCATGGACACAGCGTGTGCCGCTCTACCCGGTCTTTCGTTGGGATATGCACGATCATATCGCTCTCTGATTTCTTCTTGAGAAGTTACCGTGCTTAAATCACCGAGTTTATGCCAGCCAATAGCGATAAGTTCACGGGTAACAAATTCCTCAATGAGGTATCCGCCCTGTCCAGCGCGCACCATCCACATTATTGCCATAATCGTTTATCCCTATGCCTTTTCATATTTATATCTTATTGTTTTATAGGCATCGTTCTCAATTCCGCTTCTATGCACAGAGATGCTATACCAATCAATGAAAGAAGAAGTATTATCTTCACCGATACTGCTCCAAATCGCCCCGGTACTCCAGCCCTAGCACACGACGTGACCGTTCCACATTGCAGGTCTTATCGGCTTCGGGGGTGCCCACAATATGAAAGATATCGAAGTCGATTGCCGTGGACTCTATTCCGAGACGACACGCTTCCGCTAGATCGTGGCGACACACACAGCCATTCCGTACCGGCGCATCTTCGGAGCCTAGTTCCTCTCGGCGCTTGTTGATTCCCAATCGACTGTCCACGATATAATCCGGGCGCAAGACGATGATCTGCGACCCGTGGGCATCGTAAAATTGCCGACACATCTCTTCCTGCAAACGCTTACAAACCGCGTATTGACTGCCATCAGGTCTTCTAACATCCGCCGTAAAAAATATCCCTTTGGGATGTACAGTCTGGCATGAACCGATGTGCACCACGCGATTAATACCGCGCTGTCGTGCAGATTCCAGCACATTCCACAAACCCTTCAAATTGACCAAGAATGACTGCGAATCATCAACGCCGTAGCCCCCGAAAGAGACCGCGAGATGAATAACTGCGTCCATTCCCTCTATGGCGTTGTGAACAGCGGAGAAGTCCACAATATCTCCGTAGATAATCTCTC is part of the Candidatus Poribacteria bacterium genome and harbors:
- a CDS encoding NAD(P)-dependent oxidoreductase — encoded protein: MKVVVFGAAGWMGRAVLANLKGKHQVRAFDRGPEAWEGWKDIEGEWQDGEIIYGDIVDFSAVHNAIEGMDAVIHLAVSFGGYGVDDSQSFLVNLKGLWNVLESARQRGINRVVHIGSCQTVHPKGIFFTADVRRPDGSQYAVCKRLQEEMCRQFYDAHGSQIIVLRPDYIVDSRLGINKRREELGSEDAPVRNGCVCRHDLAEACRLGIESTAIDFDIFHIVGTPEADKTCNVERSRRVLGLEYRGDLEQYR
- a CDS encoding amidohydrolase family protein; this encodes MDKVDVHVHVFAKLSDEYPRGVSGLAPADKEAPAEQLLREMDAADIDKTVLVDMGGTRIEEHRYVTHCVQKWPDRFTATGLVDADDPDPSTCLKELVEATGIEGIRIGDLGNPNATRVEDLKAYPLFQCADELGVNINIYTGSPNIDCVEMLAGAFPNLNISLDHLGIMPSTPSVVDRWGRPRFDDECLPPATYSRVIDMARFPNVYIKVSGEYAFSKKPWPYEDMKPMVEQIYQAYGPERMMWCTDSPWILEEPGYQKLVDLIDFHLPSLRKDEKDKIMGETALKIWFKRGN
- a CDS encoding phytanoyl-CoA dioxygenase family protein: MIPGTHLNRIPLHDQLVPAHEQGARFIEEDHPIMFNDHPDQVNVFAKSGALVLADARVLHSAHRNLTDERRTLILAWHKRPMTIPDNWEGDIPEIIANRDPNQEYTGSRIPRELLQ